Below is a window of Pseudomonas eucalypticola DNA.
ATGCCTCATGACTAAAAACCTGAGATTCAGCCACAAGATTCTCATCGCCGCCTCCCTGATCGTGATGGCGGCTTTTGCGCTGTTCACCCTGTACAACGATTACCTGCAGCGCAACGCCATTCGCCAGAACCTGGAGAGTTACCTCCACGAGATGGGCGACGTGACGTCCACCAACATCAGCGCATGGCTGGGCGGGCGCATCCTGCTGGTCCAGAACGTGGCGGAGAACATCCAGCTCAACCCGGACCCTGCCAATGTCTACCATGTGCTGGAACAGCCGACACTGCTCAACAACTTCCTGAACATCTACCTGGGCGACCCCGAAGGGCACTTCTACAACAAGCCGGTGACCACCATGCCGGCCGGTTATGACCCCCGCGTGCGTCCCTGGTACAAGAGCGGCCTGGCCACCAACGGTGCGTTCCTGACCGAACCCTATATCGACATGAGCACCGGCAAGCTGGTGATTTCCATCGTGCAGGCGGCCAACAAGGGCACGACGAGCCTCGGCGTGGTAGGCGGTGACCTGAGCCTGGACACCATGGACAAGATCATCCGCTCGCTGGACTTCGGCGGCATGGGCCATGCCTTCCTGGTCAGTTCCGATGGCAAGATCCTGGTTCACCCCGACCGCGACCTGGTGATGAAAACCCTCCAGGACATGGCGCCGGGCGCCAATCTGGTGATCGACGACAAACTGCATGACGTGCAGATAGGCGGCCAGACCCGTATCGTCACCTTCGCCCAGGTCAAAGGCCTGCCATCGGTGAACTGGTACATCGGGCTCTCTGTGGACAGAGAGAAGGCCTACGCTGCCCTCAGCCAGTTCCGCACCTCGGCCATCATTGCTACCTTCGTCGCCGTGGCCATCATCATTGCCCTGCTCGGCATGCTGATACGCGTGCTGATGGGCCCGCTGAACACCATGATCCGCGCCATGGAAAACATCGCCGAGGGCGAAGGCGACCTGACCCGCCGCCTGCAAATCCACAGCCACGATGAATTCGGCCTGCTGGGCCGGGCGTTCAACCGTTTCGTTGAGCGTATCCATGGCTCGATTCGCGAAGTGTCTTCGGCCACCGAGCAGGTCAACGAAGTAGCCCTGCGCGTGGTGTCGGCCTCCAATTCGTCGATGCTCAACTCCGACGAACAGGCCAACCGCACCAACAGCGTGGCCGCAGCCATCAACCAGCTGGGCGCCGCCGCCCAGGAAATCGCCCATAATGCCGCGCAGGCTTCGCAACAGGCCACCAGTGCCCGCCGCCTGGCTGAAGAAGGCCAGCAAGTGGTGGAGAACAGCATTCAGGCCATGAACCGCCTGTCGGACCTGATCAGTACCTCCAGCGGCCATATCGAGACCCTGAACAGCAAGACCGTGAACATCGGCCAGATTCTCGAAGTGATCACCAGCATCTCCCAGCAAACCAACCTGCTGGCGCTCAACGCGGCCATTGAAGCGGCCCGCGCCGGTGAGGCCGGCCGCGGCTTCGCGGTGGTGGCCGACGAAGTGCGCAACCTGGCCCACCGTACCCAGGAGTCGGCGCAGCAGGTGCAGAACATGATCGAAGAACTGCAGGTAGGCGCCCGCGCGTCGGTCAGCACCATGGGCGAAAGCCAGCGCCACAGCCAGGACAGCGTGTCGATCGCCAACCAGGCCGGTGAGCGCCTGGGCAGCGTCACCGTGCGTATCGGCGAAATCGACGGCATGAACCAGTCGGTGGCCACCGCCACCGAGGAGCAGACCGCCGTGGTCGACTCGATCAACATGGACATCAACGAGATCAACACCCTTAACCAGGAGGGTATCGAGAACCTGCAGTCGACCCTGCGCGCCTGCTCCGACCTGGAACAGCAGGCCTCGCGCCTCAAGCAATTGGTGGGCAGCTTCCGCATCTGAGCCTGGCCAATCGCGCCCGCGCTTCACGGGCGCGATTGGATCGAACAACTGCCCCTGCCAGCGGTCAACCTAAGGGAATGACACTGCGCAGGGATACCGATCGTGCATATCGCTGACATCACCATGTTCTACGCCCCCGCCAGCGGTGGCGTGAGAACCTATCTTGATGCCAAACACCGGCGCCTGAAGGTGACACCCGGTGTACGCCACAGCCTCTTGATTCCCGGGCCGGCGCTGAACGAAGACAACGGCGTCTATCAGGTGCCTGCCCCCGCGCTGCCCTTTGGCAACGGCTACCGCTTCCCGCTGCGCCTGGCGCCGTGGCGCAACGTGCTCAAAGACCTGCAGCCCGACCTCATCGAAGTGGGCGACCCTTACCTCACCGCCTGGGCTGCCCTGGATGCACGCCGGCAGTTGGACGTACCGGTGATCGGCTTTTATCACTCCGACCTGCCACTGCTGGTGAGCAACCGCATGGGCAACTGGTTCACCCCCAATGTCGAAGCCTATGTCAGCAAGCTATACGGCAACTTTGACCGGGTGCTGGCGCCAAGCCAGGTCATGGCCGACAAGCTGTGCGGCCTGGGCGTCGGCAATGTGCATGTGCAGCGCCTTGGCGTTGACCTGGCCACGTTCAACCCCAGCCGGCGTGACCCAGGGCTGAAGGCCAACCTGGGCATTGGCGAGGACACTCGGTTGCTGATTTTCGCCGGGCGGGGCTCGAAGGAGAAAAATTTGCCCGTGCTGCTGCAATGCATGAAGCGCCTGGGCCCCAAATACCACTTGTTGCTGGTGGGTTCGCACATGCCGGCCAATGTGCCGCGCAATGTCAGCGTGTACGAGCAGTTCCGCCCGGCCCATGAACTGGCCCGCTTGCTGGCCAGCGCCGACGCTTTGCTGCACGCTGGCGACCAGGAAACCTTCGGCCTGGTGATCCTGGAGGCCATGGCCAGCGGCATTCCGGTGGTAGCGGTGAATGCCGGCGCTTTCAGCGAAATCGTCCACCCCGACTGCGGCTTGCTGTGCCGCCCCAATGATCCCATGGCCATGGCCGACGCCGTGCGCGAGCTTTTCACCCAGGGCCCCACCGACCTTGGCAGCCGCGCCCGCCGGCATGCCGAACGCCATTACGCCTGGGACACAGTGGTGACCGGCCTGTTGGAACACTATCGCGCGGTGCTCGGCACCGCTCATGAGGTGGCACGCCATGGCTGAAGTGATGCTGGTACTGCATGATGTTTCCCCACAGAGCTGGGAAGACTACAAACCCTTTGTCGATGCCGTCGATGCCTTGGGCGATGTGCCCATGACCTTGCTGGTGGTGCCTGATTTCCACCACCACAACCATGTGCACAACTTCCCGGCCTTCAGACGCATGATGGACATGCGCCTGGCCCGTGGCGACGAACTGGCCCTGCACGGTTTTTATCACGCCGATGATGGCCCGATGCCCCATACCCCGCGGGACTACTTCATGCGCCGGGTGTACACCTGGGAGGGTGAGTTCTATGGGCTGTCGGAGGCCGACGCATTGGTCCGCCTGGAGGCTGGCCTTGAGGTGTTCGCCCGCAATGACTGGCCCGTGCAAGGCTTCGTCGCCCCCGCCTGGCTGATGAGCGAGGGCACCCGCCAGGCATTGAAGCGCCTTCCCCTGGCCTATACCAGCGACCCTCAGCACCTGTACCGCCTGCCGGATTTCACCCAGGTGTCGGCACCTGGGCTGGTATGGAGTGCGCGCAGCGCCTGGCGTCGCGGGCTGTCGAAGGTCATCAGCGACTGGCGTCAGCAGCAATGGCAGCAGGCGCCGTGCATACGCCTGGGGTTGCACCCGGTGGACATGCGCCATGACTATTCCCGCGAATACTGGTTGCACACCCTCACTCGCTTGCTGGAGCAAGGCCGAGCGCCCATGACCAAGTTCGCCTGGCTGCAACGTCAGGCGCAACAGCGCCAGGCGGCATGAAGCGCTGGTTCTGGCTAGCAGCCGCGCTGCTGCTGGCGGTGCTGATCCCCCTGTGGTTGGGGGGCAGCGAGATGCTCGGCCAGTTGCAACGCTTTCCCGCCACTGTGTGGCTGGCCATGTTCGCCATGATCGGCCTGTGCTGGTGTATCAATGCCTTGCGCCTGAGGCTGCTGTTGGGCGCCATGGCCAGCCGGCTCAGCGGGCGGCGGTGCCTGGGTACCGTGATGGCCACGGAGTTCGCCATCTGCGCCACGCCCGGCGGCAGCGGTGGCCCACTGACCCTGCTGGCGCTGCTGGGTCGCCATGGGGTCAGGCCGGCACGCGCCAGCGCGGTGTTCGCCATGGACCAGTTGAGCGACCTGGCGTTCTTTCTATGCGCGTTGGGCGGGATATTTTTCTACGCACTGTTTCATCACCTCAACCATAGCCTGCAATGGTTGCTGACCCTCAGCGCTCTGTTGATGCTCGGCGGGCTGGCACTGGGAATGGCCGTAGTGCGGTGGCATCGGCAGGTGCTGCGTTGCAATGGTCGGTTGCTGCGGTTGCTGGGGGTCAGCGCTGGCAAACGGCGACGCTGGGCACGCAAACTGCTGCACTTTCTCGAAGCCTTCAGCGATGCGTTCAAGCTGCCATGGCCAACGCTGGTCAAAGTGTTCGGCCTGACCTGCCTGCATTGGGCCATACGTTACAGTGTGCTCTACCTGGCGCTGCGGGGATTGGGCGCGCAGGTGGATTGGGCATGGACATTCCTGATCCAGATGCTGTCGCTCAGTGCCGGGCAATTCAGCCTGCTGCCGGGTGGCGCGGGGGCGGCGGAGTTGACCTCGGCGGCGCTGTTGGCACCCATGGTGGGTAAATCCACGGCAGCCGCGGCGATTCTGATCTGGCGGGTGGTGACGTATTACTTCTATCTACTGGCCGGTGGGCCAGTATTCGTGCTGATGCTGGGCCGGCCGTTGCTGCACAAGCTCAAGGGCGCCCTGTAGCCCATCATTCCAGAGCGTCGCCCTCCTGCGGATGGGTTTCTTCCCACAACTGCTCAGCCCCGGGAAAATCCGTCCCATCCTCGTCGCTCAGTGCCTGCGGGTCATATCGGCTCAGGCAGCCCTCGCCCACCGTGGGCGGCGGGGTGGCGGCGGCCTTGTCGCGTGGATCGCTCATCGCCCGCCGCTCCGTGGGTCAGTTGAACACAACCGTCTTGTTACCGTGCACCAGCACGCGGTCTTCCAGGTGATAGCGCAAACCGCGCGCCAACACCATTTTTTCCACGTCACGGCCGAAGCGCACCATGTCTTCGATGCTGTCGCTGTGGCTCACGCGCACCACATCCTGTTCAATGATAGGCCCGGCATCGAGCTCTTCGGTGACGTAGTGACAGGTGGCACCGATCAGCTTGACGCCGCGCATGGAGGCCTGGTGGTACGGCTTGGCACCTACGAACGAAGGCAGGAAGCTGTGGTGGATGTTGATGACCTTGCCGGCGTACGCCTGGCAGATCTGCGGCGGCAGGATCTGCATGTAGCGCGCCAGCACCACCACATCAGCCTGATGCTGGTCGACCAGGCGCGAGACTTCGGCGAAGGCCGGTTGCTTGTCCTTCGGGTCGACCGGTACGTGGAAGTACGGGATGCCGTGCCACTCCACCATGCTGCGCAGGTCGTCGTGGTTGGAGATCACGCAAGCGATCTCGCAGTCCAGTTCATCGCTGTGCCAGCGGTGCAACAGGTCGGCCAGGCAATGGGACTCGCGACTGGCCATCAGCACCACGCGCTTTTTCTGTTCGGTGTCGGTAATACGCCACACCATGGAGAACTCTTCGGCGATCGGCGCGAACGCCTCGCGAAATGCCTCGATACCAAATGGCAGGGTGTCAGCGCGTATTTCATGGCGCATGAAGAACCAGCCGCTCTGGTCATCGGAGTGGTGACTGGCCTCATTGATCCAGCCGTTATGGGAAGCCAGGAAATGACTGACTTTGGCAACAATGCCAACGCGGTCCGGGCAAGCGATAACCAGCCGAAAAGTGCGCATGTGGGAAAACTCCAAGACTTCGCAAAGGCCGCTATTCTAGCGGTTGTTCAGCAAAACTGCAGTATTCCTTGCGCCCGCCCCGCCCCCGGTTACAAATCCCCACCCTGATCAGGGGTAATGACTGGAGGCTACTGCGCACCACTGTGCATTATCCGCGACAGGGAAACTGCCCTGACGGTTCAAACTTAACAGCGCCAACGGGCGTCTCGATTAAATTAACGTCATTTGCTCGGAGGAAGGCGGTTTAATGTTTACTTGAACAACCGCTATGACTATTATTGAGTCAACTGTATCCCTGACACACCGCATTCATAAGGTCCCGCACATGTCCCTGATCAACGAATACCGCGCCACAGAAGAAGCCATCAAAGAACTGCAAGCGCGTTTGAAGAACCTGTCGCAAGACGACAAACTGCAAACCGAGCTGGAATTCGAAGGCAAACTGCGCGCCCTGATGGGTGAATACCAGAAATCCCTGCGTGATATCATTGCGCTGCTGGACCCTGAAGCCAAGCTGAACAAAGCCCCACGCGGCGCTGCAGTAAAAACCACCGGCACCAAGCGTGCTCGTAAAGTTAAGCAGTACAAAAACCCGCACAACGGTGAAGTCATCGAAACCAAAGGTGGCAACCACAAGACCCTGAAAGAGTGGAAAGCCAAGTGGGGCGGCAGCGAGGTTGAAGGCTGGGCAACTCTGCTGGGCTAATTGATCGGCCGCGGCCGTTTCAACCCATCAAGAAAAACGCCGGCGTGATGCCGGTGTTTTTTTATGCCTGCACCGCTGGTTTATAAACCCAGCCGCTCGCGCAACTGCTGGACATAGCCCTGCCACTGCGCCAGTACCTGCAGTTGCGCGGCCGTCGCATTGGCCTGCCAGGGCTGCAACGCCTCTGCGAAGCCCGCCAGCGTGTTCGGCGCGCCCCAGGCCGGGTCAGTCAAACGCTGCTGGCAAAAGTGCAGCCAGGCGCCCCGTTCCTCGGCGTTCAACGTATCCGGAAAGTTACGTGCACGGTAACGAAACAATAACTCGGGCAAACGCTCGTCATCGAACATCCAGGTCTGCGTCGCCAACTGTTGTGGGTCCAGGGTGCGAACCTGCTCACACAATCGACGGTCGCGGTCGCCGATAAAGCCACCGTATAACTGTTGTTCAGGGTCCTCCACCTCGGTAAACCCCTCTTCGGCGTAGAGCGCCGGTAATTTATCCTCCCATAGCGGCTGAGCCTCGATCAGCTGCTGGGCACGCTGCAGATAAAGATTCATGTCCAACTGTAAACGCTGGCGATCCTCGTCACGCACTACACCCAACGGGGCAAGCACCGGACAGCGGTTCACGTGAATGAGCTTCAACGGTACCGGTAACACTCCAGCGGCCAACTCGTCTCGGCGGCTATACAGCTGCTGGCGCAACACTTCTGCATCTTCGTCCAGCAATGCCTGAGGGTCGAGATGAAGGTCGCACACAATCAGCGCATTTCGATTGCGCGGGTGCCAGGCCAACGGCAATACCACCCCCAGGTAATTGCGCTCGGCGGAAAAGCGCCCGGAGATATGCACCAGCGGTTGCAATAAGCGGATCTGGTCCATAACTTTTTGCTTGCTTCTAGACTGGTATAGCCAGTTATACAACTTGGGCTGGCGCTCACGAATCAGCCGCGCAAGGGCAATGGTCGCGCGCACGTCCGACAATGCGTCGTGTGCCTGGCCATGGTCAATGCCATTGGCCGCCGTCAGCAACTCCAATTTCATGCTGACCCGGCCATCCACCTGGGGCCAGACAATGCCGTCAGGGCGCAGGGCGTAGGCAGCGCGTACCACGTCAATCAGGTCCCAGCGGCTGTTGCCACCCTGCCACTCGCGGGCATAGGGGTCGAAAAAGTTGCG
It encodes the following:
- a CDS encoding methyl-accepting chemotaxis protein, yielding MTKNLRFSHKILIAASLIVMAAFALFTLYNDYLQRNAIRQNLESYLHEMGDVTSTNISAWLGGRILLVQNVAENIQLNPDPANVYHVLEQPTLLNNFLNIYLGDPEGHFYNKPVTTMPAGYDPRVRPWYKSGLATNGAFLTEPYIDMSTGKLVISIVQAANKGTTSLGVVGGDLSLDTMDKIIRSLDFGGMGHAFLVSSDGKILVHPDRDLVMKTLQDMAPGANLVIDDKLHDVQIGGQTRIVTFAQVKGLPSVNWYIGLSVDREKAYAALSQFRTSAIIATFVAVAIIIALLGMLIRVLMGPLNTMIRAMENIAEGEGDLTRRLQIHSHDEFGLLGRAFNRFVERIHGSIREVSSATEQVNEVALRVVSASNSSMLNSDEQANRTNSVAAAINQLGAAAQEIAHNAAQASQQATSARRLAEEGQQVVENSIQAMNRLSDLISTSSGHIETLNSKTVNIGQILEVITSISQQTNLLALNAAIEAARAGEAGRGFAVVADEVRNLAHRTQESAQQVQNMIEELQVGARASVSTMGESQRHSQDSVSIANQAGERLGSVTVRIGEIDGMNQSVATATEEQTAVVDSINMDINEINTLNQEGIENLQSTLRACSDLEQQASRLKQLVGSFRI
- a CDS encoding glycosyltransferase family 4 protein, with the translated sequence MPIVHIADITMFYAPASGGVRTYLDAKHRRLKVTPGVRHSLLIPGPALNEDNGVYQVPAPALPFGNGYRFPLRLAPWRNVLKDLQPDLIEVGDPYLTAWAALDARRQLDVPVIGFYHSDLPLLVSNRMGNWFTPNVEAYVSKLYGNFDRVLAPSQVMADKLCGLGVGNVHVQRLGVDLATFNPSRRDPGLKANLGIGEDTRLLIFAGRGSKEKNLPVLLQCMKRLGPKYHLLLVGSHMPANVPRNVSVYEQFRPAHELARLLASADALLHAGDQETFGLVILEAMASGIPVVAVNAGAFSEIVHPDCGLLCRPNDPMAMADAVRELFTQGPTDLGSRARRHAERHYAWDTVVTGLLEHYRAVLGTAHEVARHG
- a CDS encoding DUF2334 domain-containing protein, yielding MAEVMLVLHDVSPQSWEDYKPFVDAVDALGDVPMTLLVVPDFHHHNHVHNFPAFRRMMDMRLARGDELALHGFYHADDGPMPHTPRDYFMRRVYTWEGEFYGLSEADALVRLEAGLEVFARNDWPVQGFVAPAWLMSEGTRQALKRLPLAYTSDPQHLYRLPDFTQVSAPGLVWSARSAWRRGLSKVISDWRQQQWQQAPCIRLGLHPVDMRHDYSREYWLHTLTRLLEQGRAPMTKFAWLQRQAQQRQAA
- a CDS encoding lysylphosphatidylglycerol synthase transmembrane domain-containing protein, which translates into the protein MKRWFWLAAALLLAVLIPLWLGGSEMLGQLQRFPATVWLAMFAMIGLCWCINALRLRLLLGAMASRLSGRRCLGTVMATEFAICATPGGSGGPLTLLALLGRHGVRPARASAVFAMDQLSDLAFFLCALGGIFFYALFHHLNHSLQWLLTLSALLMLGGLALGMAVVRWHRQVLRCNGRLLRLLGVSAGKRRRWARKLLHFLEAFSDAFKLPWPTLVKVFGLTCLHWAIRYSVLYLALRGLGAQVDWAWTFLIQMLSLSAGQFSLLPGGAGAAELTSAALLAPMVGKSTAAAAILIWRVVTYYFYLLAGGPVFVLMLGRPLLHKLKGAL
- the purU gene encoding formyltetrahydrofolate deformylase translates to MRTFRLVIACPDRVGIVAKVSHFLASHNGWINEASHHSDDQSGWFFMRHEIRADTLPFGIEAFREAFAPIAEEFSMVWRITDTEQKKRVVLMASRESHCLADLLHRWHSDELDCEIACVISNHDDLRSMVEWHGIPYFHVPVDPKDKQPAFAEVSRLVDQHQADVVVLARYMQILPPQICQAYAGKVINIHHSFLPSFVGAKPYHQASMRGVKLIGATCHYVTEELDAGPIIEQDVVRVSHSDSIEDMVRFGRDVEKMVLARGLRYHLEDRVLVHGNKTVVFN
- the mvaT gene encoding histone-like nucleoid-structuring protein MvaT; translation: MSLINEYRATEEAIKELQARLKNLSQDDKLQTELEFEGKLRALMGEYQKSLRDIIALLDPEAKLNKAPRGAAVKTTGTKRARKVKQYKNPHNGEVIETKGGNHKTLKEWKAKWGGSEVEGWATLLG
- the sbcB gene encoding exodeoxyribonuclease I, with the protein product MTSSIFWYDYETTGINPRNDRALQVAGIRTDANLNEIEAPINLYCQPSDDILPHPAACVITGITPQRLAERGLCEAEFMTRVNAQMARPNTCSAGYNTLRFDDEVTRYSLYRNFFDPYAREWQGGNSRWDLIDVVRAAYALRPDGIVWPQVDGRVSMKLELLTAANGIDHGQAHDALSDVRATIALARLIRERQPKLYNWLYQSRSKQKVMDQIRLLQPLVHISGRFSAERNYLGVVLPLAWHPRNRNALIVCDLHLDPQALLDEDAEVLRQQLYSRRDELAAGVLPVPLKLIHVNRCPVLAPLGVVRDEDRQRLQLDMNLYLQRAQQLIEAQPLWEDKLPALYAEEGFTEVEDPEQQLYGGFIGDRDRRLCEQVRTLDPQQLATQTWMFDDERLPELLFRYRARNFPDTLNAEERGAWLHFCQQRLTDPAWGAPNTLAGFAEALQPWQANATAAQLQVLAQWQGYVQQLRERLGL